The following coding sequences lie in one Leptospira saintgironsiae genomic window:
- the leuC gene encoding 3-isopropylmalate dehydratase large subunit, translating into MGQTLYDKIWENHRISENSDSESILYVDRHILHEVTSAQAFEGLRTKNRNVRRTDLTFGVVDHNVSTRDRKNRDAAGPISRLQIDTMEKNCKDFGVRLFGPEDPEQGIVHVLGPELGFTIPGSVIVCGDSHTATHGAFGALAFGIGTSEVEHVLATQTLKQAKTKSMLVRFIGKPGFGITAKDIVLELISKIGTSGGRGFTMEYTGEWINSLSMEGRMTICNMSIEAGARASLIAPDQITFDYLKDRKLIPKGESFEQAVKYWKTFFSDKDAVYDKIIELDISKIEPQVTWGTNPSQSLSIEGVIPNPEEFEDKRTKETAWNALEYMGLKPGTPISEIKIDKVFIGSCTNSRIEDLRSAAEVAKGKKVHPGVQALVVPGSGSVKRQAESEGLDKIFKEAGFEWREPGCSLCLAMNDDVLKPGERCASTSNRNFEGRQGRGGRTHLVSPSMAAAAAVTGKFSDVRKFV; encoded by the coding sequence ATGGGACAAACTTTATACGACAAAATTTGGGAAAACCATCGTATCTCAGAGAATTCGGACTCAGAATCCATTTTGTATGTGGACCGTCATATTCTTCATGAAGTGACTTCTGCTCAGGCATTCGAAGGCTTAAGAACAAAAAATAGAAATGTCAGAAGAACAGATCTTACCTTCGGAGTTGTGGATCATAATGTTTCGACAAGAGATCGTAAGAATAGAGATGCAGCAGGACCAATCTCCAGATTGCAGATAGACACAATGGAAAAAAATTGTAAGGACTTTGGAGTTCGTTTATTTGGACCGGAAGATCCTGAACAAGGGATCGTACATGTATTGGGTCCAGAGTTAGGATTCACCATCCCAGGCTCAGTCATTGTATGCGGTGATTCTCATACTGCAACTCATGGAGCATTCGGCGCATTGGCATTCGGGATCGGAACAAGTGAAGTGGAACATGTACTTGCTACCCAAACTTTAAAACAGGCAAAAACAAAATCAATGTTGGTACGTTTTATTGGGAAACCAGGTTTTGGTATCACTGCAAAAGACATCGTCTTAGAATTAATCTCCAAAATTGGAACCTCGGGTGGAAGAGGATTCACAATGGAATATACAGGAGAATGGATAAATTCTCTTTCCATGGAAGGAAGAATGACTATCTGTAATATGAGCATCGAAGCTGGAGCAAGAGCAAGCTTAATTGCACCTGATCAAATCACATTCGATTATTTGAAAGATAGAAAATTAATCCCGAAAGGAGAAAGTTTTGAGCAAGCAGTAAAATATTGGAAAACATTCTTTTCAGATAAAGACGCGGTCTACGACAAGATTATCGAATTAGATATTTCTAAAATAGAACCTCAGGTCACTTGGGGAACAAATCCATCTCAATCTTTATCAATCGAAGGAGTAATCCCTAATCCAGAAGAATTCGAGGATAAAAGAACAAAAGAAACTGCCTGGAATGCATTGGAATATATGGGTTTAAAACCAGGAACCCCAATCTCAGAAATCAAAATTGATAAAGTATTCATAGGTTCTTGTACAAATTCCAGGATAGAAGACTTGAGATCCGCAGCGGAAGTTGCCAAAGGAAAAAAAGTCCATCCTGGAGTCCAGGCATTGGTTGTTCCTGGTTCTGGATCGGTAAAACGTCAGGCGGAATCAGAAGGTTTAGATAAAATTTTCAAGGAAGCGGGATTCGAATGGAGAGAGCCTGGTTGTTCTCTTTGCCTTGCGATGAACGACGATGTATTAAAACCGGGAGAAAGATGCGCTTCTACTTCTAACCGTAACTTTGAAGGAAGGCAAGGCAGAGGCGGAAGGACTCATTTAGTTAGCCCTTCTATGGCTGCGGCTGCTGCGGTAACCGGAAAATTTTCAGATGTGAGGAAATTTGTATGA
- a CDS encoding LysR family transcriptional regulator → MEFRQIVYFLEISESGTFQKAASRLGLTQPALSRQIYLLEKELGVSVLERGGRSVRLTHEGERFYQYSIRMKELWEEIQDGFSKENELKGNYSISAGGTVSAWILPQILKKILKKRPGLSLSVREGDAQETKDAVLNGEVDLGILTGPISEPSLNVLEFLSDQIFPVASKDHPLFLKKKIRIEDLKKQSYVLFHPGSALRKAVEKKIKSFSKEFGPKIAMELRSVESVIKSLEAGLGIGFLSEYSISQKLKKIKFEEWNTERKFYLCYRKKSGPGLALLAEEILRSAKEWESERGPSSL, encoded by the coding sequence ATGGAATTCAGACAAATCGTTTATTTTCTGGAAATTTCAGAATCAGGCACATTCCAAAAGGCGGCTTCTCGTTTAGGATTAACTCAGCCGGCACTCTCCAGACAGATCTATCTTTTGGAAAAAGAATTAGGTGTTAGTGTTTTGGAAAGAGGGGGAAGGTCAGTTCGACTTACCCATGAGGGAGAAAGATTTTACCAGTATTCGATCCGAATGAAAGAATTATGGGAAGAGATACAAGATGGTTTTTCAAAAGAAAATGAACTAAAAGGGAATTATTCTATTTCAGCTGGTGGAACAGTTTCAGCTTGGATCTTACCTCAGATCTTAAAAAAGATCCTGAAAAAAAGACCGGGACTTTCCCTTTCCGTAAGAGAAGGAGATGCTCAGGAGACCAAGGACGCAGTTTTAAATGGAGAAGTAGATCTTGGAATTTTAACTGGCCCTATTTCAGAACCAAGTTTGAATGTTCTGGAATTCCTTTCGGATCAGATCTTTCCCGTGGCTTCCAAGGATCATCCTCTTTTTCTAAAAAAGAAAATTAGAATAGAGGATCTAAAAAAACAATCATATGTATTATTCCATCCGGGTTCTGCTCTTAGAAAAGCTGTGGAGAAGAAGATCAAATCTTTCTCTAAAGAATTCGGTCCTAAGATCGCAATGGAACTTAGGAGTGTAGAATCAGTTATCAAATCTTTAGAAGCTGGACTTGGAATTGGATTTTTGTCTGAATATTCAATCAGCCAAAAACTCAAAAAAATAAAATTCGAAGAATGGAATACTGAAAGGAAATTTTATCTTTGTTATCGCAAAAAATCCGGACCAGGGCTCGCTTTACTTGCTGAGGAAATTTTAAGATCCGCGAAGGAATGGGAATCTGAGAGAGGACCTTCTTCCCTTTGA
- a CDS encoding alpha/beta hydrolase, translating into MKKIFKRVSIGLGAVLIAYLGIYYATFPKYEFHPKADLTQSFDSFYKTKLEETKSLHGRPGSEEKLIRYSPGKTEYAILYIHGFGASRAEGEETVDKISASLKANTYYLRLPGHGTNNEDHRDTPFTEYLRVAEESLLMMDKLGNQTILMGTSMGGLISVYLAGKYPDKIKDLVLFSPFFDFAVPLAKIFFYPGGMTFGETVQGKIRKSPPKTPEDGLGEHYYEHWYKDQYLGAIQHVSNATKFVLSQNSFEKIKVPTLLVYYYKDKDHQDKTASVPAMLKGFDKIGGDTPNPLNTKAQIEEGSHVLTSKHVFSDKEKVQKEVLDFLHKTGVK; encoded by the coding sequence ATGAAAAAAATATTCAAACGGGTTTCGATTGGCCTAGGTGCTGTGCTTATCGCCTATTTGGGGATCTATTACGCTACATTTCCCAAATATGAATTTCACCCAAAGGCGGACTTAACTCAAAGTTTTGATTCGTTCTATAAAACTAAATTAGAAGAGACCAAATCACTTCACGGTAGACCAGGCTCAGAAGAAAAACTGATCCGTTATTCTCCAGGTAAAACAGAATATGCAATTCTTTACATACATGGTTTCGGCGCGTCCCGCGCAGAAGGAGAAGAAACTGTAGATAAAATTTCTGCGTCTCTTAAGGCGAATACTTACTACTTACGACTTCCTGGTCACGGAACCAATAATGAAGATCATAGAGACACTCCTTTTACCGAATACTTGCGTGTAGCAGAAGAAAGTCTATTAATGATGGATAAATTAGGAAATCAAACTATACTTATGGGAACCAGTATGGGTGGTTTAATCTCAGTTTATCTGGCAGGAAAATATCCAGATAAGATCAAGGATCTGGTATTATTCTCTCCATTCTTTGATTTTGCAGTTCCTCTAGCTAAAATATTCTTTTATCCGGGTGGAATGACATTTGGAGAAACAGTCCAAGGAAAGATAAGAAAATCCCCTCCAAAAACACCCGAAGATGGACTTGGAGAACATTATTATGAGCATTGGTATAAGGATCAGTATTTAGGTGCGATCCAACATGTAAGTAATGCGACCAAATTTGTTCTTAGCCAGAATAGTTTCGAAAAGATCAAGGTCCCTACTCTATTAGTATATTATTATAAAGATAAGGATCACCAAGATAAGACTGCAAGCGTTCCTGCGATGCTAAAAGGTTTTGATAAAATTGGTGGAGATACTCCTAACCCACTCAATACAAAGGCTCAAATTGAAGAAGGAAGCCATGTTCTAACTTCTAAACATGTATTCTCTGATAAAGAGAAGGTCCAAAAAGAAGTTTTGGACTTCTTACATAAAACCGGAGTAAAATAA
- a CDS encoding Rrf2 family transcriptional regulator, translated as MSIPSRYSIAIHILSLIDRDGEEASSSQIMADSIGTNPVVVRNILGKLKKAGLVASKQGVAGAKLAKSPEEIQLLQIYKAVETEGPLFSIHDKPNPKCPVGKKIQTTLTGIFQEAQSALEAKLGEFHLSDVLFQLDSEKKKRA; from the coding sequence ATGTCGATTCCAAGCAGATATTCTATAGCGATCCATATTCTTTCCTTGATCGACAGGGATGGAGAAGAAGCCAGTTCCTCTCAAATTATGGCGGATAGTATTGGTACAAATCCAGTTGTAGTCCGAAACATCCTGGGAAAATTAAAAAAGGCGGGTCTTGTAGCATCTAAACAAGGTGTGGCAGGAGCAAAACTTGCTAAATCTCCTGAGGAGATCCAACTTTTACAGATCTATAAGGCCGTGGAAACAGAAGGCCCTCTATTCTCTATCCATGATAAGCCGAACCCTAAATGTCCTGTGGGTAAAAAGATACAAACTACTTTGACAGGAATTTTTCAAGAAGCACAATCTGCTCTCGAGGCAAAGCTAGGTGAGTTCCATCTTTCTGATGTGCTCTTCCAATTGGATTCTGAAAAGAAAAAGAGAGCATGA
- a CDS encoding discoidin domain-containing protein, translating into MFAKYSTLLLGALFFFHCGKKLPVSMITATSMDSGLPFEILDGKKWRPEEGAKFVKLHFYPDETFLLSKIEVESCNGDFSDPITAYINFDEYSQELSTGSTAAVTFDAPKSTRSVTFNFHRNANLCVQKVNFYDDKGSKMKWKGPKVVEASVTASETAKPNLSYDVMNLFDSRYEYAWASDKKGPGVVLDFDFKETQKIKSIKIWNGYQRSDRHCQTNGRLKVATLTGDNGFEEKIEVGDIMGPQTIQFSKTFEGKKLKLKVDSIYTGKDYKGLVISEIRFSDGDDWILPNPMEQVKKIAKNNFFQFSAANIDNVLNWSYVGGEYTGNAPISTNTNLEQPAQQSAEAATEGTTGEEPSPETGLISSNWTLRLRSDGSLFFEGNTTEADGDSQINKSFFALGNYEVKEAKPDGLKLRIFGLVRKMTQKEYNEDYYGGDCNGCGRDCNNSQDSENGEKIFQEQILLRKSGNKLYIKNENPGKVFQFSTLELVQE; encoded by the coding sequence ATGTTCGCCAAATATTCGACTCTATTATTAGGGGCATTGTTCTTTTTTCATTGTGGTAAAAAATTGCCTGTTTCCATGATCACGGCCACTTCCATGGATAGCGGGCTTCCATTCGAGATCCTAGACGGAAAAAAATGGAGACCGGAAGAGGGCGCCAAATTTGTAAAACTTCACTTTTATCCGGATGAGACCTTCTTATTATCCAAGATAGAAGTAGAATCCTGTAACGGGGATTTCTCAGACCCGATCACTGCCTATATTAACTTTGATGAATATAGTCAAGAATTATCCACTGGATCCACTGCCGCAGTTACTTTTGATGCACCTAAAAGTACTCGTTCAGTCACTTTTAACTTTCATAGAAACGCAAATCTTTGTGTCCAAAAGGTAAACTTTTATGATGACAAAGGTTCCAAGATGAAATGGAAGGGACCAAAAGTTGTAGAAGCTTCTGTAACTGCATCCGAAACTGCTAAGCCAAATCTTTCCTATGATGTAATGAACTTATTCGATTCTAGATATGAATATGCTTGGGCTTCCGATAAAAAAGGTCCAGGAGTAGTGCTGGATTTTGATTTTAAGGAAACACAAAAGATCAAGTCCATCAAGATCTGGAATGGTTACCAAAGATCTGATAGACATTGCCAGACAAACGGAAGATTAAAAGTGGCAACTCTTACTGGAGATAATGGTTTCGAAGAAAAGATAGAAGTAGGGGATATCATGGGTCCTCAAACAATCCAATTCTCTAAAACTTTCGAAGGTAAAAAATTAAAACTTAAAGTAGATTCTATTTATACAGGAAAAGATTATAAAGGACTCGTTATCAGCGAGATCCGTTTTTCTGACGGAGATGATTGGATCTTACCGAACCCAATGGAACAAGTGAAGAAGATTGCAAAGAATAACTTTTTCCAATTTTCTGCGGCTAATATTGATAATGTTCTGAATTGGAGTTATGTTGGAGGAGAATATACTGGAAATGCTCCAATATCTACAAATACAAACTTGGAACAGCCTGCTCAACAATCCGCGGAAGCTGCCACTGAAGGAACCACAGGAGAAGAGCCTAGTCCAGAAACAGGTCTTATATCTTCTAACTGGACATTACGTTTGAGATCTGATGGAAGTCTTTTCTTCGAAGGAAATACAACCGAAGCAGATGGAGATAGCCAAATTAATAAAAGTTTCTTTGCATTAGGAAATTATGAAGTAAAAGAAGCCAAACCTGATGGTTTAAAACTTCGTATCTTTGGACTTGTTCGAAAGATGACCCAAAAAGAATATAACGAAGATTATTACGGAGGAGACTGCAATGGTTGCGGAAGAGACTGTAATAATAGCCAGGATTCCGAAAATGGGGAGAAAATTTTCCAAGAACAGATACTTCTTCGTAAATCAGGAAATAAACTTTATATAAAGAATGAAAACCCTGGTAAAGTTTTCCAGTTTTCTACTTTAGAATTGGTTCAGGAATAA
- the lsa20 gene encoding LIC11469 family lipoprotein adhesin Lsa20: MFRSIILLLFILSLFSCEKEKSSDPSFSLNLSGKKGGVPVRIEWIYKGFPGEMKIYELASQRPVQLWDTNTVSDLNLAPVSSLIEDSKLVLGPGETRKFALVFKNETKEKLYFFAAPHSVNPPEFGFGFKFKCLCVNHLFQVEAGSVWYRIVEIRTMPNWASDPFQITHTLVRVDPSQAKEWSKSGAHSHSDE, translated from the coding sequence TTGTTTAGAAGTATTATCCTTCTTCTTTTCATTTTGAGTCTATTCTCTTGCGAAAAGGAAAAAAGTTCTGATCCTTCTTTTTCCCTGAATCTGTCCGGGAAAAAAGGGGGAGTTCCAGTCCGTATCGAATGGATCTATAAAGGTTTTCCTGGAGAGATGAAAATTTATGAACTGGCTTCTCAGAGGCCGGTTCAACTCTGGGATACAAATACTGTTTCAGATCTGAACTTAGCACCAGTTTCTAGTTTGATAGAAGATTCAAAATTAGTTTTGGGTCCTGGAGAAACTCGTAAGTTTGCTTTAGTATTTAAGAATGAAACAAAGGAGAAACTTTATTTCTTCGCGGCCCCTCATTCAGTCAATCCGCCTGAATTCGGTTTTGGTTTTAAATTTAAATGCCTTTGCGTGAACCATTTATTCCAAGTGGAAGCTGGTTCTGTTTGGTATAGAATTGTAGAAATTCGCACAATGCCTAACTGGGCGAGTGATCCATTTCAGATCACTCATACTTTAGTGAGAGTGGATCCAAGCCAGGCAAAAGAATGGAGTAAGTCAGGAGCACATTCCCATTCAGATGAATGA
- a CDS encoding glycosyl hydrolase family 67 — protein sequence MFALVDGSAPFFLESKEKHQNWSKAPLAHLEKSSLPSKKKHKRVRESFYRYTKRISKLGFNAVSLDELCYLSERDFYPEDLKRKISSYRKKYKKLFKIASSQDLKVFITSDFFSINDSIIEHTNGNLDKIIQLFEESLEDLFSSFTEISGIVLRIGESDGVDVTGDFRSKLLLKTPKSANSFLKEILPVFEKYNKTLIFRTWTLGAYEIGDLIWNPKTYRKVFQDIRSKSLIISLKYGEGDFFRYLPINPLFFEDDKPKLLELQARREYEGFGEYPSFIGWMYEKYRSELLGKANIAGISVWTQTGGWSSFKNITFLKRSSYWNELNTFVSVQLFTKPEKSLEDILLKFYGKKNSDLFLEFLKLSEELILNLLYDPGFARQSFYMHRVRIPPILHITWDKITVSDPFRSLYSFLNPNPNESLQLGEEAFSKLSRMKKISEKLDLSYDYQFQKKTFRLILNARKLLYSENPALLAESKRLAKEYHKKYPKTFRFQFQASKSKPSRFLGFILKLFLRNRSRYRLRDKILFHPILRKIYYLVFLGIKNKLPDFINRQGMPVRELLQ from the coding sequence ATGTTTGCTCTTGTAGACGGATCTGCTCCCTTCTTTCTGGAATCCAAAGAAAAACATCAAAATTGGTCCAAGGCACCTTTGGCCCATTTGGAGAAGTCTTCCCTTCCCTCCAAGAAAAAACATAAAAGAGTCAGAGAATCTTTTTACAGATATACTAAAAGAATTTCTAAACTAGGATTTAATGCAGTTAGTCTGGATGAGTTATGTTATCTTTCCGAAAGAGATTTTTACCCAGAAGATCTAAAACGTAAGATCTCATCTTATCGTAAAAAATATAAAAAACTATTTAAGATCGCTTCATCTCAAGATCTAAAAGTATTTATCACCTCAGATTTTTTCTCCATCAATGATTCAATCATAGAACATACAAATGGAAACCTGGATAAGATCATCCAACTTTTTGAAGAGTCTTTAGAAGACCTATTTTCCAGTTTTACAGAAATTTCGGGAATAGTTCTTAGGATCGGCGAATCAGATGGAGTGGATGTTACTGGAGATTTCAGAAGTAAACTTCTGCTTAAAACTCCTAAATCAGCGAACTCATTCTTGAAGGAAATCCTACCTGTTTTCGAAAAATATAATAAAACATTAATATTTAGGACCTGGACATTAGGGGCCTACGAAATAGGAGATCTAATCTGGAATCCAAAAACATATCGTAAAGTATTCCAAGATATACGAAGCAAATCCCTAATTATTTCCTTAAAATATGGAGAAGGCGACTTCTTTAGATATCTTCCTATCAATCCATTATTTTTCGAAGATGATAAACCTAAACTTTTAGAATTACAAGCCAGAAGAGAATACGAAGGTTTCGGAGAATATCCAAGCTTTATAGGTTGGATGTATGAAAAATACAGATCAGAACTTTTAGGAAAAGCCAATATTGCTGGGATCAGTGTTTGGACACAAACTGGGGGCTGGTCCTCTTTCAAGAATATCACTTTTTTAAAACGTTCTTCTTATTGGAATGAATTGAATACATTCGTCTCTGTTCAGTTATTCACAAAACCTGAAAAAAGTTTAGAAGATATACTTCTTAAATTTTACGGCAAAAAGAACTCGGATCTATTTTTGGAATTTTTAAAATTAAGCGAAGAATTGATCTTAAATCTTTTATACGATCCTGGATTTGCCAGACAAAGTTTTTATATGCACCGTGTTCGTATCCCTCCCATTCTTCATATAACCTGGGACAAGATCACAGTCTCTGATCCTTTCAGGTCACTATATTCTTTTTTAAATCCAAACCCAAATGAGTCCTTACAATTAGGAGAAGAAGCATTCTCCAAACTTTCTCGTATGAAAAAGATCTCTGAAAAACTGGATCTTTCTTACGATTACCAATTTCAAAAAAAGACATTTCGGCTCATTCTAAACGCAAGAAAATTACTCTATTCCGAAAACCCTGCATTGTTAGCGGAATCCAAAAGACTCGCAAAAGAATATCATAAGAAATATCCTAAAACTTTCCGCTTCCAATTCCAGGCATCCAAGTCCAAACCTTCCCGGTTTTTAGGATTTATACTGAAATTATTTCTGAGAAATAGAAGCCGATATAGGTTACGCGACAAAATCCTATTTCATCCGATTTTGCGTAAGATCTATTATCTGGTGTTTTTAGGGATCAAAAACAAACTCCCCGACTTTATCAACCGCCAGGGGATGCCAGTCAGAGAATTATTACAATGA
- a CDS encoding DMT family transporter: MQENRLRTYLEFQVSQILISGNVLFAQVLSYSPSLITWGRTLFAASLLAFVLWLRKRPFFFPSKKENWISFSLGLLLAFHWVTFFASAQEATIAVAVLTLFTHPVWTVLLEPLFFPSKIRSLDLGLAVLVLFGMWILVPSFDLENKYLLGVGLGLSSSWAMAFRNILTKKYLSGHGSTQVMFHQTAVTCFVLSPVLLFEDLFVTPKDWGLVILLGVFFTAVGHTFYIKSVFKMKVKTAGLLSTVQPVYSAILAWAILHEVPRKEEFIGGAMILFAAALESFRYRKKTE; this comes from the coding sequence ATGCAGGAAAACAGACTTAGAACCTATCTTGAATTCCAAGTTTCCCAAATTTTGATTAGTGGAAACGTATTGTTCGCACAGGTCCTCTCTTACTCACCTTCTCTTATCACCTGGGGAAGAACATTATTCGCGGCGAGTCTATTAGCTTTCGTTCTTTGGTTGAGAAAAAGACCATTCTTCTTTCCAAGCAAAAAAGAAAATTGGATCTCCTTTTCATTAGGATTACTTTTAGCGTTTCACTGGGTTACTTTTTTTGCATCAGCACAGGAAGCGACTATCGCAGTTGCAGTACTCACTTTATTCACTCATCCAGTCTGGACTGTGCTACTCGAACCTTTATTTTTTCCTTCTAAGATCAGAAGTCTGGATCTTGGACTTGCAGTTCTTGTTTTGTTTGGAATGTGGATACTCGTCCCAAGTTTTGATCTAGAGAACAAATACCTTCTGGGAGTGGGACTCGGCCTTTCTTCTTCCTGGGCAATGGCATTCAGAAATATTCTTACAAAAAAATATCTTTCAGGTCATGGATCCACACAAGTGATGTTCCACCAAACTGCGGTTACTTGTTTTGTTTTAAGCCCTGTCTTATTATTCGAAGATCTATTCGTCACTCCAAAGGATTGGGGACTAGTCATTCTTTTAGGAGTATTCTTTACTGCGGTAGGTCATACATTCTATATCAAATCTGTATTCAAGATGAAGGTCAAAACCGCAGGATTATTATCCACTGTGCAGCCTGTATATTCCGCAATTCTTGCTTGGGCAATCTTACATGAGGTTCCCAGAAAGGAAGAATTTATAGGAGGAGCGATGATCTTATTTGCTGCTGCCCTCGAATCATTTAGATACAGAAAAAAAACGGAATAG
- a CDS encoding fatty acid desaturase, giving the protein MIAIAERPTVQIPTKLYTRLSQKEKSKKIMKWIRFRDKKLRGKFEFLKHQDQLGLAITLGSAAGMILFAGLYIAGIIPAWACIVANGILASILHEVEHDLIHNLYYKDNLKIQNFMFWMVWIFRGNTVSPWYRRMIHTLHHKVSGHKEDIEERLIGNGMKFGLKRFITMMDGNMSFLFQSHILRREAPKFKRSEITRSSWPYLVIYFHLWYNFLFINLFYIGNELLGKPIEIPAWLDTVRHFLNISAVVYTIPNWIRQTSIQVVSSNMHYYGDVKGLHEQTQVLNRWFLFPLHLFCFNFGSTHGIHHFVVNQPFYLRQAVAPFVHPAMKRYGIRFNDFGSIFRGNRLGKEEALVAA; this is encoded by the coding sequence ATGATCGCCATTGCAGAAAGACCGACCGTCCAGATTCCAACCAAACTTTATACTAGATTGTCCCAAAAAGAAAAAAGTAAGAAGATCATGAAATGGATCCGATTCAGGGACAAAAAATTACGTGGTAAATTCGAATTCCTAAAACACCAAGATCAATTAGGTCTTGCGATTACCTTAGGTTCCGCCGCAGGTATGATCTTATTTGCGGGACTTTATATCGCCGGGATCATTCCTGCTTGGGCTTGTATCGTTGCAAACGGGATTCTTGCCTCCATTCTTCACGAAGTTGAACACGACTTAATTCATAATTTATATTATAAGGATAATCTAAAGATCCAAAACTTCATGTTTTGGATGGTTTGGATCTTTCGTGGAAACACAGTAAGTCCTTGGTATAGAAGAATGATCCACACTCTTCATCATAAAGTATCCGGTCATAAAGAGGATATAGAGGAACGTTTGATCGGGAACGGAATGAAATTCGGATTAAAACGTTTTATCACCATGATGGACGGAAATATGTCTTTCTTATTCCAATCACATATATTACGCAGAGAAGCTCCTAAATTTAAAAGAAGTGAGATCACTCGCTCCAGTTGGCCGTATCTCGTGATCTATTTTCATCTATGGTATAATTTCTTATTCATTAATCTTTTCTATATTGGAAATGAATTATTGGGTAAACCTATAGAGATCCCTGCTTGGTTGGATACTGTCCGCCATTTCTTGAATATTTCAGCAGTGGTTTATACAATTCCAAATTGGATCAGACAAACAAGTATCCAAGTTGTTTCTTCTAATATGCATTATTATGGAGATGTAAAAGGACTTCATGAGCAAACGCAAGTGTTGAATCGTTGGTTCTTATTCCCTCTTCATCTATTCTGTTTTAATTTTGGAAGCACTCATGGAATTCATCATTTCGTAGTAAATCAGCCTTTTTATCTCAGACAAGCGGTGGCACCTTTCGTTCACCCTGCAATGAAACGTTACGGGATCAGATTTAATGATTTCGGAAGTATTTTCAGAGGGAATCGTTTGGGTAAAGAGGAAGCCCTAGTAGCGGCTTAA
- a CDS encoding AraC family transcriptional regulator, whose translation MPPDAMGSLSYYNSGIWFQVLWASTQFGTALGILMSLGQLVMENKSALNRLLALIFLILGLIQGSFLLLVSGLYLEFPRISLIQFPLIASVGPILFGIHSVSQDRDSEEVSYLGVEKKHFLLPGLVWVVYFLAVFLLPGEWILEKISVFLKVTGWNEGEILLSSPILILVFYILLILKGSSDLLRWEVLQEEWTARILAFMVIATFVNLGFGAVYLSSKSPIFLLACSSMMGISLCLAYLIGHKRPAFFQVLQEVSQATRQKYARSLLSGVNRHALRDSLTQLMEKEKLYRDEKLGLADLADELALSTHQVSELINQELGKNFSAFVNDYRIKEACELLQKEPDRSILDIAFEVGFATKSSFHRAFQKHTGKTPSEFRGS comes from the coding sequence ATGCCTCCAGATGCAATGGGAAGTCTTAGTTACTACAATTCAGGGATTTGGTTTCAGGTCCTTTGGGCGAGCACCCAATTCGGGACTGCACTTGGAATTCTAATGTCTCTCGGGCAGCTTGTTATGGAGAATAAATCAGCTCTAAACAGGCTTTTGGCCCTGATTTTCCTAATATTAGGCCTGATACAAGGTAGCTTTTTACTATTAGTTTCCGGGTTATACTTAGAATTTCCCAGGATTTCTCTTATCCAATTCCCTCTTATTGCATCCGTTGGCCCTATTCTATTCGGAATTCATAGTGTAAGCCAGGACAGAGACTCAGAAGAAGTCTCGTATTTAGGAGTAGAAAAGAAACATTTTCTTCTGCCTGGTCTTGTCTGGGTTGTATATTTCCTGGCAGTGTTCCTTCTTCCCGGGGAATGGATCTTAGAAAAGATCTCGGTCTTCTTGAAGGTAACTGGATGGAATGAGGGGGAGATCCTACTTTCTTCTCCAATTCTAATCTTGGTTTTTTATATTTTACTCATACTAAAAGGAAGTTCTGACCTACTTCGGTGGGAGGTACTACAAGAAGAATGGACCGCAAGAATACTTGCATTCATGGTAATTGCAACATTCGTGAATCTTGGGTTCGGTGCGGTTTATTTGTCTAGCAAGTCGCCTATCTTTCTTCTCGCATGCTCCTCAATGATGGGGATTAGCCTTTGCCTCGCCTATCTAATCGGGCATAAACGGCCAGCATTCTTCCAAGTGCTCCAAGAAGTAAGCCAAGCTACCAGGCAAAAATATGCACGTTCCCTTCTCTCTGGAGTGAACAGACACGCACTTAGGGACAGCCTTACTCAGCTTATGGAAAAGGAAAAATTATACAGAGATGAAAAGTTGGGACTTGCAGATCTTGCAGACGAACTCGCACTTTCAACTCATCAGGTTTCAGAACTGATCAATCAGGAGCTTGGAAAAAACTTCTCCGCGTTTGTGAATGATTATAGGATCAAGGAAGCATGCGAACTTCTACAAAAAGAACCTGATAGATCTATCTTGGATATAGCATTCGAAGTTGGATTTGCAACCAAGTCCTCATTTCACAGAGCATTCCAAAAACACACAGGTAAAACTCCTTCCGAATTCAGAGGAAGCTAA